Proteins co-encoded in one candidate division WOR-3 bacterium genomic window:
- a CDS encoding DUF177 domain-containing protein, which produces MKIFLKELKEGKTDFSYTLEDKESEELFKDSEIKRVNLNSSGWIQRKGLDYIFYLHVIGSGTLICARCLDEFQFFFNEDYTYNIFLGKDPSISKKEYNISDRDVASIYVENYELNVLPLIKEIVLLTIPMKPLCKDNCKGLCPVCGANRNNKNCGHETKETYSPFTYLLKRIEKKE; this is translated from the coding sequence ATGAAAATTTTTCTAAAGGAACTTAAAGAAGGAAAAACTGATTTTTCTTATACTCTTGAAGATAAAGAAAGTGAAGAGTTATTTAAAGATTCTGAAATTAAAAGAGTAAATTTAAATTCTTCTGGATGGATACAAAGAAAAGGTCTTGACTATATTTTTTATTTACATGTTATAGGTTCCGGAACCTTAATTTGTGCAAGATGTCTTGATGAATTTCAATTTTTTTTCAATGAAGATTACACCTATAATATTTTTCTGGGAAAAGACCCTTCCATCTCAAAAAAAGAATATAACATTTCTGATAGGGATGTAGCATCAATTTATGTTGAAAATTATGAGCTAAATGTTTTACCATTAATAAAAGAAATTGTTCTTCTTACAATACCTATGAAGCCTCTATGTAAAGACAATTGTAAAGGATTATGCCCTGTTTGTGGAGCAAACAGGAATAATAAAAATTGTGGACATGAAACTAAGGAAACTTATTCCCCCTTTACTTATTTACTTAAAAGGATAGAAAAAAAAGAATAA